Proteins from a genomic interval of Papaver somniferum cultivar HN1 chromosome 4, ASM357369v1, whole genome shotgun sequence:
- the LOC113273002 gene encoding uncharacterized protein LOC113273002 — MDQHDGGESFCLGACIWWAIWKARNNLVFEKTPISIQGIINDGLYMFNSYSKEVDGENELVTRNMEFSQSNHHATAWQAPPANFIEINVDAAVADDKAFPTAIARDSSGTILGAGSRIVNTTITLVAEAHGFLLAFDLARRTEAHNIIVEGDCQQVIYILQKKNNSIPWRIAHLIDEIKSKSLTLDSVEFLFVPKRVNYLAHNLADYANSIMSMLGGHLPNSLSIFRSNLLVSVLLYCC, encoded by the coding sequence ATGGATCAACATGATGGTGGTGAGAGTTTCTGTCTGGGTGCATGTATTTGGTGGGCAATCTGGAAGGCACGTAACAATCTAGTTTTCGAGAAGACTCCCATCAGTATCCAAGGAATTATTAATGATGGTCTATACATGTTTAATAGCTACAGCAAAGAAGTGGACGGAGAAAATGAGTTGGTCACTCGTAACATGGAATTTAGTCAGAGTAATCATCACGCAACTGCTTGGCAAGCACCTCCTGCAAATTTCATTGAGATTAATGTCGACGCGGCGGTAGCTGATGATAAGGCTTTTCCAACTGCTATTGCAAGGGACTCTAGTGGTACTATCCTTGGTGCTGGTTCTAGAATTGTCAATACCACGATCACCCTAGTTGCCGAAGCTCATGGTTTCCTTCTTGCGTTTGATCTTGCTCGGCGAACTGAAGCTCACAACATCATTGTCGAAGGGGACTGCCAGCAAGTCATCTATATTCTCCAGAAGAAAAACAACTCCATCCCCTGGAGAATAGCTCACCTCATTGATGAAATTAAAtccaagtctttgactttggattCAGTAGAGTTTCTCTTTGTTCCAAAGAGAGTCAATTACCTGGCTCACAATCTTGCAGATTATGCTAACAGCATAATGTCCATGCTTGGTGGACATCTTCCCAACTCCCTCTCTATATTCAGGAGTAACCTTCTTGTTTCTGTGTTATTGTATTGCTGTTGA
- the LOC113273003 gene encoding uncharacterized protein LOC113273003 produces the protein MGEDAAEPPTVEKLIEVQIGDEEHKTTFVREDLPAHERDGLITLLRENTDVFTWSFAEMPRIDPNVACHGLNIDEKFHPVRQKIRNMTKSKKYGVTAEVEKLLESGFIRPVQYPRWMSNVVPVPKKNGKICVCIDFTDLNKACPSDPYPLPRIRDLVDATSGYGRLSFMNGFSGYNQIPLFGEDQEHTAFVTARGVYCYNVMPFGLKNTWATYQHLVDHMFKDLIGKTIEVYIHDMVVKSEQKDSHFLDLQKTFDILRQYRMKLNPAKCSFGLSSGNFLGYLMTHRGIEANPEQIRAIREIPSPRTKKEKEVNFGWKDECEKDFDEINQYLSTFPVLVSPKTGQPIGVYLAATENARLDIWSNFLGAYEIKYETRTAEKGNALAALLAYFPVDDIETVIEEEEELFKPIESTTDQTGSESVMEVDTPEPLWTVFTDGSSNVGGAGVGCVIRTPEGSRIEKTTRLGFQASNNEDEHEAAIISLKAVKQHADALACLYSAVDTDTTRFVVVDFQELPSIFDSHFVLALEHASGGERETTSAQGDTENIDNNMDVDNPMIDDSSNLAENTSDWRQPYIRYLTTSELPEDKHLASKVKKNA, from the exons ATGGGAGAGGACGCAGCTGAACCCCCAACAGTTGAGAAACTGATCGAGGTCCAGATTGGAGATGAGGAGCACAAAACAACGTTCGTAAGGGAAGATCTCCCTGCACATGAACGTGATGGTTTGATTACATTGCTAAGGGAAAACACCGACGTTTTCACATGGAGTTTTGCTGAGATGCCTAGGATAGATCCGAATGTAGCCTGCCACGGGCTAAATATCGATGAGAAGTTCCATCCAGTTCgtcagaaaatcaggaatatgacGAAAAGCAAAAAATATGGAGTTACTGCAGAAGTCGAAAAGCTGTTGGAATCAGGCTTTATTCGACCAGTGCAGTATCCTCGCTGGATGTCTAATGTTGTACCCGTTCCAAAGAAGAATGGTAAAATTTGTGTATGTATCGATTTTACTGATTTGAATAAAGCATGTCCGAGTGATCCGTACCCGCTACCGCGGATAAGAGATTTGGTGGATGCAACCTCAGGGTACGGGAGACTGTCATTCATGAACGGTTTTTCGgggtataaccaaatacctttgttcggggaagatcaagagcatactgcgttTGTGACTGCCAGAGGAGTTTACTGCTATAATGTAATGCCGTTCGGGCTAAAAAACACATGGGCGACCTACCAACATCTGGTAGACCATATGTTCAAGGATCTGATTGGTAAGACGATTGAAGTATATATCCACGATATGGTAGTGAAATCTGAGCAAAAGGACTCGCATTTTCTTGATCTGCAGAAGACGTTTGATATCTTGAGGCAATATCGAATGAAGCTCAATCCAGCAAAATGTTCGTTTGGGTTATCCTCGGGAAACTTCCTTGGATACTTGATGACGCACAGAGGAATCGAGGCGAATCCGGAGCAAATCAGAGCCATCAGAGAAATTCCATCCCCAAGAACGAAGAAGGAG aaagaagtgaattttggttGGAAGGATGAGTGCGAAAAGGATTTCGATGAGATCAACCAGTATTTGTCAACTTTCCCAGTTTTGGTGAGTCCAAAAACTGGACAACCTATCGGAGTTTATCTGGCTGCAACGGAGAACGC CCGACTAGACATATGGTCCAATTTCCTGGGGGCGTATGAAATCAAGTACGAAACCAGGACTGCAGAGAAGGGAAACGCTCTGGCAGCACTGTTAGCATATTTTCCTGTGGACGACATAGAAACAGttatcgaagaagaagaggagttgtTCAAACCCATAGAGTCAACCACTGATCAGACTGGGAGCGAGTCCGTAATGGAAGTTGATACACCTGAGCCGCTATGGACTGTGTTTACTGATGGGTCATCAAATGTTGGTGGAGCTGGAGTTGGATGTGTCATCCGTACTCCCGAAGGTTCGAGGATCGAGAAAACGACCAGATTGGGTTTTCAAGCatcaaacaatgaagatgaacatgaagcAGCAATTATCAGTTTAAAGGCTGTCAAACA GCACGCAGATGCTTTAGCATGCCTATACTCCGCAGTCGATACTGATACCACCCGTTTCGTTGTGGTGGATTTCCAAGAGTTACCTAGCATCTTCGACAGCCATTTTGTTCTGGCTCTCGAACACGCTAGTGGGGGCGAGAGGGAAACTACATCAGCACAGGGAGATACCGAGAACATTGACAACAATATGGATGTTGACAATCCAATGATAGATGATTCAAGCAATCTTGCTGAAAACACTTCAGACTGGCGTCAACCTTATATTCGGTATTTGACAACCAGTGAACTCCCAGAAGATAAACATCTCGCTTCAAAAGTGAAAAAGAATGCTTAG
- the LOC113274189 gene encoding probable sulfate transporter 3.4, which produces MAGGSSNKVDDAHETSITIEGDHSTMLEIHKVCLPPNKTIIQSIKHNFSEIFFPDDPLHKFKNQKPSRKFLLGLQYFFPILQWGSDYNFKLLKSDVISGLTIASLAIPQGISYAKLANLPPIHGLYSSFVPPLLYAVLGSSRHLAVGPVSIASLVMGSMLKEVVSPTEYPTLYLKLALTSTFFAGVFQTSLGLLRLGFIIDFLSKPTLTGFTAGAAVIVGLQQLKGMLGITHFTPKMQIVDVLSSVFSTTKEWSWQTVVMGMCFLIFLLATRHISIKKPRLFWISAAAPLTSVILSTVLVYAFRAHTSAISTIGHLSKGLNPPSANMLSFSGTHLALAVKTGIVSGILSLTEGIAVGRTFASLRNYQIDGNKEMIAIGVMNMAGSCTSCYVTTGSFSRSAVNFNAGAQTAVSNIVMAATVLITLLFLLPLFNFTPNVILAAIIITAVIGLINYEEVIKFWRVDKFDFMTCLIAFFGVLFLSVQMGLAIAVGVSILKILMNVTRPTTMVLGNIPGTQIFQNVGRYGDAKRVPSSFILAIESPICFANSAYLQERILRWVREEEERILANKEQDMKTIILDLTAVTAIDTNGLEAIVEIRKMLDKRSYKLVLVNPVGQVMEKLETSKTLELFGERGLYLTVGEAIADISKRTKIGV; this is translated from the exons ATGGCTGGTGGAAGTTCAAACAAAGTAGATGATGCTCATGAAACTAGTATTACAATTGAGGGTGATCATTCAACAATGTTGGAGATACATAAAGTTTGTTTACCACCAAATAAAACTATCATCCAATCTATTAAACACAACTTTTCTGAGATATTTTTCCCCGATGATCCTCTTCATAAATTCAAGAATCAAAAACCATCTAGAAAGTTTCTTCTAGGGCTTCAATATTTCTTTCCTATACTCCAATGGGGATCTGATTATAATTTCAAGCTTCTTAAATCTGATGTTATCTCTGGTCTAACCATTGCTAGTTTGGCTATTCCTCAG GGAATCAGTTATGCTAAGTTGGCAAATTTGCCCCCTATTCATGGACTAT ATTCAAGTTTTGTACCACCATTGTTGTATGCGGTTCTTGGAAGTTCAAGACATTTAGCAGTTGGTCCAGTATCAATAGCATCACTAGTAATGGGTTCTATGCTTAAAGAAGTAGTCTCACCAACTGAATACCCAACACTGTATCTGAAATTGGCACTCACTTCAACCTTCTTTGCTGGTGTATTTCAAACATCTTTGGGTCTACTTAGGTTGGGTTTCATCATCGATTTCCTGTCGAAGCCGACTTTAACTGGTTTCACAGCCGGGGCAGCAGTTATTGTAGGTCTACAACAGCTTAAGGGAATGCTTGGAATTACTCACTTTACTCCTAAGATGCAAATTGTCGATGTACTGTCTTCTGTTTTTAGCACCACAAAAGAG TGGTCATGGCAAACTGTAGTGATGGGGATGTGTTTCTTGATCTTTCTACTGGCAACAAGGCACATT AGCATCAAAAAACCACGGCTCTTTTGGATTTCGGCAGCCGCTCCATTAACATCCGTAATTCTGTCAACAGTTTTAGTCTATGCCTTCAGAGCTCACACTTCTGCCATTTCAACA ATTGGACACTTGTCGAAGGGTTTGAATCCACCGTCCGCAAACATGCTATCTTTCAGTGGAACTCATCTTGCCCTTGCTGTAAAAACAGGCATTGTATCCGGGATTTTGTCTCTCACT GAAGGTATTGCAGTCGGAAGGACTTTTGCTTCGCTAAGAAATTACCAAATCGATGGGAATAAAGAAATGATAGCAATCGGTGTTATGAATATGGCTGGTTCTTGTACTTCATGCTATGTAACTACAG GATCATTTTCTAGATCAGCTGTAAACTTCAATGCCGGGGCACAGACAGCAGTATCGAACATAGTAATGGCAGCAACTGTCTTGATCACACTGCTATTCCTGCTGCCATTGTTTAACTTTACTCCCAATGTCATCTTAGCGGCGATTATTATAACTGCTGTTATCGGGCTGATCAATTATGAAGAAGTCATTAAGTTCTGGAGGGTTGATAAGTTCGACTTCATGACATGTTTAATTGCCTTCTTTGGTGTACTTTTCCTCTCTGTTCAGATGGGCCTCGCAATTGCT GTCGGGGTGTCAATACTAAAGATTCTGATGAACGTGACGAGGCCAACTACGATGGTGTTGGGGAATATTCCTGGGACGCAAATATTCCAGAATGTTGGTCGTTACGGAGACGCTAAACGGGTTCCATCATCCTTTATACTTGCGATTGAATCTCCCATCTGCTTCGCAAATTCTGCATATCTTCAAGAGAG GATATTAAGATGGGTTAGAGAGGAGGAAGAAAGGATTTTAGCAAACAAAGAGCAGGACATGAAAACCATAATCTTGGACCTGACAG CTGTAACTGCCATAGACACCAATGGACTTGAAGCAATAGTTGAAATCAGAAAGATGCTCGACAAACGATcatataaa CTGGTCTTGGTGAACCCAGTGGGACAAGTGATGGAAAAACTGGAAACTTCAAAAACACTAGAACTTTTCGGGGAAAGAGGATTGTATCTCACAGTTGGAGAAGCCATTGCAGATATATCCAAAAGGACCAAGATTGGGGTCTAA
- the LOC113276320 gene encoding polyphenol oxidase I, chloroplastic-like, with amino-acid sequence MKVTMESKRRVCLVFLALILVGLSYSFLKGSDQQAQSISFVSDLKTTILGFFDETSWVTMEDINEEGIKPKHVILAPNLSSCHKSLSDAGRPVYCCPPKPESLEPIIDFKFPDISEPIKVRKPAHMVDADYIAKYNKAITIMISLPYDDPRNFMRQANMHCIYCTGAYNQQNSNSLLKIHRSWMFFPWHRMIIYFHERILGSLIGDENFALPFWNWDSPEGMFIPDMYLYGSMVDTQRDSSHLPPRVADLYYDYHERGLGTVDQISTNLAFMYNQMVSGAKKTELFMGCPYKAGKKGFCDGPGTIERAPHNALHSWVGSNLNPEREDMGAFYSAARDPIFYAHHANIDRLWNVWNELRGDKTTIEDPDWLDTTFYIHNEKSQLVRIKIRDVVDSSKLKYAYENVENVWLNARPKPSLPPQIARQVLKMRENQNPFLNGSRRLDTTIRVKLHRPKTHRSKIEKEQEEEIIVVYGIDISKDMYVKFDAYVNAVDETIIGPESREFAGTFVNMMRGVRILLNKEDLVMKSKTIFKVGITELLEDLEADDDETIWVTLVPRGGTGINTTVDGVRIEYLK; translated from the exons ATGAAAGTAACCATGGAATCAAAGAGACGGGTCTGTTTGGTTTTCTTGGCTTTAATCTTAGTTGGGTTATCTTATTCATTTCTTAAAGGTTCAGATCAACAAGCACAATCCATTTCTTTTGTAAG TGATCTGAAGACAACAATCCTTGGATTTTTTGATGAAACATCATGGGTTACAATGGAAGACATAAATGAagaaggaattaaacctaaacatgTCATCTTAGCTCCAAACCTCTCGTCATGTCACAAATCACTTTCAGATGCCGGTCGACCAGTTTACTGTTGTCCACCAAAACCTGAATCATTAGAACCCATTATTGATTTCAAGTTTCCAGACATTTCAGAACCAATAAAAGTTAGAAAACCAGCTCACATGGTTGATGCAGATTACATAGCCAAGTATAACAAAGCCATAACCATCATGATATCATTACCTTACGACGATCCACGTAATTTCATGCGTCAAGCTAACATGCATTGCATATACTGCACTGGAGCTTACAATCAACAGAATTCCAACTCTCTACTCAAAATTCATAGATCTTGGATGTTCTTCCCATGGCATAGAATGATAATTTACTTTCACGAACGAATTCTTGGAAGTTTGATCGGGGACGAAAATTTCGCTCTACCTTTCTGGAACTGGGATTCGCCTGAGGGTATGTTTATTCCTGATATGTACTTATATGGGTCAATGGTCGATACACAGCGTGATAGTTCTCACCTTCCACCCCGAGTTGCTGATCTTTACTACGATTACCACGAAAGAGGATTAGGAACAGTAGATCAAATTTCGACTAATCTTGCTTTCATGTATAATCAAATGGTTTCTGGCGCTAAAAAGACTGAGCTTTTCATGGGTTGTCCTTATAAAGCCGGCAAGAAGGGGTTTTGTGATGGACCTGGAACTATTGAACGGGCACCACATaatgcattgcattcttgggtTGGTAGTAACTTGAACCCTGAAAGAGAAGATATGGGAGCCTTTTATTCAGCTGCAAGAGATCCAATTTTCTATGCACATCATGCAAACATTGATCGACTTTGGAATGTATGGAATGAGCTTCGGGGCGACAAGACAACAATTGAAGATCCGGATTGGTTAGATACTACTTTCTACATCCACAATGAAAAGTCACAGCTTGTTAGAATCAAAATAAGAGATGTTGTTGACAGTTCTAAGCTTAAATATGCTTACGAGAACGTCGAGAATGTATGGCTCAATGCAAGACCTAAACCTTCTTTACCTCCACAGATTGCTCGTCAGGTATTAAAAATGAGAGAGAATCAGAACCCATTCTTGAACGGTAGTAGGAGGCTTGATACCACAATAAGAGTGAAGCTGCACAGACCAAAAACACATAGAAGTAAGATcgagaaagaacaagaagaagagatcATAGTTGTTTATGGAATTGACATCAGTAAAGATATGTATGTTAAGTTCGATGCTTACGTAAATGCCGTTGATGAGACCATAATTGGTCCCGAATCAAGAGAGTTTGCAGGAACATTTGTGAACATGATGAGAGGAGTAAGGATATTATTGAACAAAGAAGATTTAGTAATGAAGAGTAAGACAATCTTTAAGGTGGGTATCACTGAGCTATTGGAAGACCTCGAGGCCGACGACGATGAGACCATTTGGGTGACATTAGTACCAAGAGGTGGTACTGGCATCAATACCACTGTTGATGgagttcggattgaatatttgaaATGA